DNA from Elaeis guineensis isolate ETL-2024a chromosome 2, EG11, whole genome shotgun sequence:
ttcatcacagatcctaggataaatttgaaataaaaatatgatgatttgagattgctccgaaattcgtgcggtagatctgatcccagtccgatcctattcgaaatttgtaacactttattcatattgagtcaccctaataggacctctgatgatctcgatcatgagtgcctcatcggaaggatgcaaagattctcttcactttctctctctactttctctctctaaaattttctctctcttcatggattttctctctctagaagtcttctggatcagtggaggatcctgatacatagacaagtcctaattttggttaatcctaagagagatcctcgatctatgttattaggatcgattatcggtaattttctccatatatgattttttatattgatcagggtcatgaagagatgattgtctgcatatgatatcgagtgaaatattttgttaaagacattcataattcaaagaagaacattgatttctgtgcttggatcagtcatcggtaaaggtaagaatccatgtacatgatcactattatatatatgctattttactgttggtcttgcatcgttggttttgcatcgtcagatttgagatcgatgaatttattatacctgagatactgttatttgattttgagcatgagtatgttatgtcaatatatatgtatcagagattgatggcatgattatatggatatgacatatctgaattgatcataatgcaagacagagtTGATTGGatgaatcaacacataatgattaaatgaaaagaaagagatatatggtatggactagccttgtcatatggaacagcccgtcaggagcttatgtctgggacagcccccactggcttacaggtggatcagccggccaggagctcatgcctgggacagtccgccaggagcttatgcctgggacagcctctcacgggctttggtacgtgggacagccggccaggagctcatcctgggacagtcttgaaagactttttaagtggattcgatccggatgacgACTGAGGTAtaaacttggatagtccagaaccagaaagaaaaggttaaaaatcatgtgattatgaaaggagaaatgaaagataaggcatgaaataattgttgaataaaaggggtttcacctgttaacatatgatgatgcatctattttaacaagacagaaaatttatgaatgtttgcattattctggacattgaacatgagattttatattttattgcttattcttattttcagattttattactatatcagtgtgatatggaaattcttactgggctgtaaagctcatatcccttcatctttctttttctcctcagagttacaggatgcttatgattggctatgacttggatttacgggtgagcagaaggataaatagagtgtcatagtatctgatcaaaggattgaagaaatttaatttgtacttatacaagattttacgaattattattgaaattaattgttatggttgataaggttgtaatgctttaatttggccttgcatattctttagggcttgctctaaggagtgtgcggccatcacgtattcgactcgggtgttgggttcggggtgtgacagaATCTCTCGACACAACTTCGTCAATCCAtggacatgaaaaagaaaaacttgaAAGAATAAGAAAAGGAGGGATTTGTGGTGATTGATGGTACAAGTAGTGCATtgaaagaataagaaaagaagggATCTGCGGTGATTGATGGCACAAGCAGTgcattggggggggggggggcggaggCCTGGGGGGTTGGGGCGGGGAGGGGGGGTGGTGTGGGGGTGCGAGGGTTCTTAGGTCCGTATTTTTTTGGAGGATGGCCATGGcccctctcctccctccctccctcgatCCCTCCACATAGCTCCACTGGACGGCACAAGCATGAGGTGGGGGGTTGCCAGGGGCTCGAGAGGCTGCGGTGGAGGGGGGTGGTGTGGGGGCACGAGGATTTTCAAATCCGTATTTTTTTTAGGGATGGTCATGGCCCCTCCGTCCCCCCTGGTGCCTCCACATAGCTCCACTGGGTGGCACAAGCATGGGGTGGGGGGTTGCTAAGGGGCTCGAGAGGCTGCAGTGAAAATGGGTGGCAGTGCGGTTGCGGGAGGGAGGGGAGTcgtgagggagagagaggagaaaaaaatggGGTAGCTCAACTCCGCCCTTCGTTCACCCCCCCATCGCCCACGGCTCCGTCTTTCGTCCACGCCCCCTCCACATGCCACCCATGGCTCCACTGGTGGCTGAcggtaaaattttttgaaaaaaattaatttaattataatttaattataatatataaacagtaaaaaaattgaaatatcttTTAAAGCACTTAAAGGGGATGGATATTTTCATCTTTTCGAAGGGTAATATAATAACTTTATCACTTGAATGGACAGTAGGAGCATATAGATACATTTAGATAATTTAGAGAGTCTAATTGAGACGTTTTAAACTAATAAAATTAAGATAAATTTGTAAAGATAttcatataataaattaaaaaaaattcttgtgaCGTGAAAAATGAACAATTTATTAGCTTTCAACAATAGAAAGCGACTATTCCAGACAATGACTTGCAATATTTTTGTGGATGGAAACTATTTATAAAAAGTATATCTTATAGGAAAACTAAACCCAGTCGTGCTGAAAAAGGCGTAAGGTTTATGCACCGACATGTTCACCGATACAGTGTTGCGTGAAACACGTTGCTGACGGTGACGGGTGAGGGAAGCGGAACCGCAATTTTTGCTGGGTCGGCGGGCAATGGATGGTCCTACGTTTGGAACTTATCACCGTTGGAACTTCATCATCATCCATCTGCAGAAATCTCAAAGCGAGCAATGGATGATCCAAGGATGGATGGGTCCGAAGAAATGTGAATCCTTGTTACGGGATGCGACGACATTCCTTGAGCATGTGGGTAACAAAACATTTCGATCTCGAAGATGTGGCCTAAATCAATGGAACCATGAAGTTGCCCAAGGTCTTACGGAAATGACCACAAAAGTTTGTTCCAAGTCTATGTCGTAATTATGTCCAGAAAATTTTGATAAATCTCGAGCAAGTCAAGAACTTTTCTTGAACATAATTCATACACGCACGCATGCGACATATACCAACTTCGTGTGAACTAGAGGAAGCTTCCATTTTAAGTGGTGCAATTTTACGCATGAATAATTATTATTTGTGATCACACCATGGTCGCAGTACCCTCTAAATTATCGCCAACGGCAACTCCCCGCACCATTAGTTGTGCTGCCGTTtagaataaataataaatatttagaaaaatCCAATCTGCCGATCGTTACATTAAAGGAGGGCTCATAATCTGGACTGTTTGCGGTATggcattatttttgactttaaaaATGCAGCTTACTATGACATCTGGTGTTTTCATCTTCTCCTGCTGTGGTGCAATCTTCATTCAGCTTTTCAGCAGGTCTTCCCCTACTATAATATCTGGTCACTCCCACTTTGTTACATGTATTTGTATTTATTTCCTTGGTCAATATTTTTTGTTGCTGCCTCTTGTGGCTCTATCATTCTGCTGGATTTTTTGTGATATGTTACCAGTAGGGAAGACTGTTTTGGGTTATACTAAGAGTTCTTTGTTAGTAAATCttgtcttaaaataaaattaataataataataataataataataataataataataataataataataataataataataataatgggaCCCACCATGCTGGGAGGTGAAGGAGGCTGTTGCGTTCCCAATGTGAACAGGACTCCGGGTATCATAATCCAGGAGCTACCATCGCATGCGCAAACGTCACGGGTTGAGCGGTCATATGAAATTTGACCACTTTATACAAAATACAAATCACATACGAAACAGGTGGACGAGATGATACGCTCAACGGCCAATGGCGTTTACGTAATTTTGAGGGAGACTTGGCTATATAATGGGTGGGGGTCCTCCGCCGTCGAACCCTAAaccgagagagaagagagagacagCGACCAAGATAAGGAGATACAGCGATGGCGGAAGAGGGAGCGGTGATCGCTTGCCACACCGTGGACGAATGGACCCAGCAGCTCCAACAAGGCAATGAATCCAAGAAGCTGGTAAAGCCTAATCCGCTCCTATCGACCCTTCTTCCGAATCCCTGTGTTTTTAtctctcattatttttggacttagatCGCTATATCCATGTGAAATCTCGGTGCTTTGAATGCTTTTCTTTGGTTCGAGGATTTGAGGGTACTATTCTCGATTGATTTCTCCGATTTATTTGGATCTGGATGATTGGTttgttttgatgattttttttgtgtGATCTGCTTTTCTGGTTTTTGTTTGATTGTCTATATTGAAGGGTTATTAACGTTTTGAGGAATCTGGATGATGGATTTGATGTGGTCCTTTTCGTAGGGTTAATTTGATCTTTCAAAAttggatttttaatttttttttttttttttttggtgatggtTGCATGTTCTGATTTCACTATTATATAGATTATAATGGGAAAAAAATCGGAAGGCATTTAGTAAAGTTTGGATTTTCATTTTTGCTCAaccatttttttcttaaatacatATATGTGCATGTATCTGAGCACCATTGTTAGGAATGTTCATGATGGGTTGGGGGTTTAGATTTGTTGGCCGaggtcgaaatatttttctctttcagTTCCATCAGTtctgcttttctccttcttttttttttttttaatgattaattttttttgctatatttatattgctatttatattaaaaaaatatttatattgctATTATTTGAATTTAGACGgataaaatatgatcaacattgtTGAAACCATTATCATCATTTTGTGTTTGATCTGCATAGATCCATGCGTCATATCCAATTCCAATTCTCATTGGTAGGTTAATGGTGTCCAGCTGGAGGAAGGAATATGTATCTATGGAACTAATGCTATGAGCCCCTTGCCCTAGTTTAAGGGTGTTGGGCAGTCCTTTTTGACTTCCTCATATTTAGGTCCAGAAATATTTAGTTTTATTATTATCTACGGATGCTGTGTTATGGTCATTCTTTTTCACATCATTTTATTGTGTATCACAGTCCCATACTAAGACCTGGCTATCCTAACTCTCAGAATTATTAGTTTTGCCAAAATCCTTCATGTAAAAATCAATAACTAGATGATTCCTTTTTCATTGAGTTGGTTTAATTGCCAACTTAATCAGTTATAGCAAAACAAAGATGCCAATTCATTTTCATTTTTCTATTAGTGGTAGTGTTTCGACAGAATCAACACCATCGACTTTTGCTTATATTTCTTAACTGTAAGTCTGGTCAGATTGTTTATTAAGGCAGGATCTATATTGTTCATCTATTTAGGTACAATATTATCACATTATGGACAAGTCGTCCAATTAATCTTTCTGATCAGTGACTATGACAATGAGCTTAGGTGAAGGAAAGCACCTGTTTTGGCAAAACGCTACCATGCTTTAGATAGCAGTATTAGTATGAGGATCTTCATTTTCGCCAaagtcatttttaaattttatacccAAAGGTGAAAGATATAAAGGTAATGGATAACATAGAACAGCTTTTTATGAGGAAAAGCCAGCTTAAGAAGTTATTTTTGGAAAAACCATAGTGCTGAATTCACttgatatttgatattttcatagtTCCTGGACATCAACATCAACTATTCTAAATAGGTCTTGATGATGATTATGTTTTCTTTTATGCTGAATAATTAGGGAAGaagattgttaaaaaaaaaaaatcaagaacttAGTTATTGTAAAAAAAGACTGATGAGAATTTTGGGCATAAAAAGTGAAGAGGGTGGTGATGGTGTAGCATGAGGATTTTTTCTATGCACTTTATCCCTACTTGCGGCTGAACCATCATGTAGCATAATAAATGTATGTGAACACTTTTGATCATTACTAAAATCTCCTCAGTTCTTAAGCTCATTTATGTGGTTCAGTGCTCTTGCTCCATggaaaaagattgatttaatgattGGGCAAGCGTAGTGGAGGTAGACATAGAGGAATGCTTGATGGATAGTGCTGGCTTTAGAATGAAGTATGGCATAACTAAGCATTTCCTTGATGTGTGTCTACCTTGATGTGTGTCCATGGGTTTGCTTTCAGTAATAGCTGGATTCATTCACAATCACTATCTCCATAGCTTTTTTTAATTTGCATATGCTAATCTACCATGGAGGTTGTAAAAAAGTGTTAGTAATAAAATAAAGCAAATTATGATGTTGgcttattttttaagaatattAGTTGGTTCAGAACTCTACTTATGTCATTGTAGTATGAAGTCTAGTTTTGACATTATCACCACGGCTTTTGAAGCTAACATGAACATATTGAGAATTTGATCAAGTGCTAACAAATAGTCTGATAGTCTTTGTGAGTTTACTAGTGAATGCTAGTGTACTTGTGTTAGATCGCTTTTAAATAAGGTTCAAGCTTAATCTGTTTGTTACAAATAGGATTCCTCCTGACTCTAAGCTTTACATGGGTTTGCAAACTAGTTGAAGCATTATCTATGATAACCAAGTTTTTGTTGTGATTCTAGATATGGTTATCATTTTGAAAAGACCAGCATATATTGCCCAATTCTTGACTTATTGGGTAAAAAGCTTGACTGAACTCAATTTGTTCTTGCTGGTCTAATATGTTAACTATTTGATTGGACAACTTCTTTTACATGACTTAAACTCACAAACTTGATCGGTACATCTGCATGGATGTAGTCTTGAatcagttgatcaaattgatcaaGTTTGGCAGGAATCCAAGCCTAAGCTGAATATTGGTTAGATAAGGTGGTCAACGATTTTATTTTTGGCCACATAAACTGGAGATGCCTTGGGAGACATGCATGGTAAAGGATGCTTGTCCAGTTGTTGATTTTGATGCAGCTGTGGTGTTGGTCTCCTTTGCTTGTTTTAAAATTCTTCCTGCGGCTCTACTATATGGAATCAATTCGCAGTAATCAGTAGGGGTGGCAATGTATTGCCTGACCGACTTGAGGTAAGCAGGTTTAGGTTTGGCAAAAAAGGTCTAGATCCTAAACAGGTTGACCTCACTTAACCCATTTATCATATTTGTGGAGTTAATTGGGTAAGATTAGCACAGCTACATCCCAACCTATTTAAGGCTTGTTTAACCCGTTTAAATTGTTTAAGACCTGTTTTAACTTGTGTAAAACCCTTTTAACTTGTTTTCATCGACATGATCTGATCTATTTTGTTTATTGATCAAGTTACGTGAATTGGGCAAGGTCATCCTGTTTAATGAACAGGTTGGGTTAGTTTTGGATTTCACACCTGTTAAATAAAAAGGCTATTTTGGGTTTGACAAGCTTTCCCTAATTCCTATGTCTCAACCCAACCCAACTTGACCCATTACTACCTGTAGTAATCTGCAGGGCCTCAATTGTCTTATGTTACTTTGCTTATTTAAATGGTTAATTAACAAAATTTTGGAACAATAGGTTTGATAACTTAGCGTTTTCTTGCTGACTAAAATGAATATATAAGTAGCTGTTGCTTGTATTTTGCTTTTAACTAATCATGGGAGGTGTTGCTTTTCTTGTTCTTTTAATTTATGATAGGGGGTGTCTATCTTGTTTCAGCATTCCTGTTTTAAGCAATCAGGGTAGCTGGAAGCGAGATTTTCATGCATCATTTATTCAActgtttctttctctttacaggCTTGTGTTGGATTTATTGTTGCGATATCTGAAATGTGAACCCTGTTGAGTTGTTTCATTCTTTACTAGTTTTGTGCACTTTGATTTTGAGTTCCTTCCTTGAGGGCTGGTGCTCTCTGtctctctatgtgtgtgtgtgtgtgtgtgtgtgacttGACTTAAATTTTTCTTGGTGCACTTAATTGTGATTTATTTAGTTTCTAGGTTGCTTTTCTTTTGTTTAAATTTTCAAGAGAACTTGTATCTTTTAGAACCATACCATTGGAGTAACAAAGTTAAGGTCTCTGACTTGATTCTTGATTTAAGAATGGTGTGTAGGTAGCTGGGCATTTCAATAGATTTAAGCATCTTCCTATTtatgagtgagagagagagagagagagagatgaaactGTACATTTTCTATGATACTACTAGGATATTTGTGTGCTCTGACTATTTTACATGTCATGCTTGGTATAGGTGGTCATCGACTTTACTGCTTCATGGTGTGCACCTTGCCGCATGATTGCCCCAATTTTTGCCGAGCTGGCTAGGAAGTTCCCTGGCGTGCTTTTTCTGAAGGTGGATGTTGATGAGCTCAAGGTAGGCATCCTCATCCTTTTGCTGAGAACACTTGTATTTGTGCCGTTTGGTCCATTTGATTGTGCTGGTTTTCTAACAATTAGTCGTATAATGGCAGTCGGTTGCCCAGGACTGGGCAATAGAAGCAATGCCAACTTTCGTATTCCTGAAAGAGGGAACTATTGTGGACAAGCTCGTTGGTGCTCACAAAGATGATCTGCCAAAGAAGATCGAGCTGCACATGCCCAAGTGAGGGCTGCCCCCCATGCTTGCTGAAGTATCATCTATGCGTAGTATGTCCTGCATATAGGGTCTTGGGTGTGGTTAATAAACATTTTATAGAATCTTGGATGTTTTGAGattcggatattgatgaagttgcTGTGTGGTTTATGTATCTTGGATGTTTTGAGCTTCGGATATTAATGGAGTTGCTGTGTGGTTGATGATGTGCATATCTTTTTGCTGCTTGAATTACCTTTTTGCTTATACTTGAGTCAGGCTTAGGCGTGGCTTTGAATATATTTTGTATATAGCTTACGGAAAATGTGGTTGTAATTCACGATGCCCCTTCTGTCAATTATGGAATCGATCTTGCCCCTTCCCCACCAGAGCTTCTGCCCGCCCTTGATCTGTTGTATGAAGTTCAGAATGCCGGCCGGTCTGCTGGCTCTGTGGGATACCATCTAGAGAACCACTGGATTTTTGCGATGATCTCCCAGTGGAGTGAGATTGACACGATTTTTGAGGGTGTCAGTCTGTCAGGTTAAGCATTTCTTGATGGATAATGGTTTGATGTTTCACTGGCTCGCGACTGTTTGTGCATTGGGACCGTCAAATTGGAGGTACCGTCTCTCTCTTAGTACTACCGCGACTCGTGAAGTGCGTTCTCAGCCGAACCTCATGGTAATGCAGTCAGCGTTTGCACGGCCTGAGtagtaaatacttaattaaaaaaatattaaacatGAGTTCCAAATTCACACCATAGGTGAACAACTTCGGTTTTACCATAAAAAATCTTCTGTGAAGCATTCAAAATGTGATGATGCCATCAAATCAGGTTTTTCTGTTATCCTTGCAACCGGGGTTATCCAGGGATGACGAGTCGGGCATCCAAACCGTTCCTAATCCCTACCACCATCAATTCGTCACAAGCTACGTAGGCCCGGAGGACTCCATGGTTTACAGGCCTGTTCTTGGTACACATACATGTATTCTTTGTCTTAGAAGTCATGTACATGTATGAAAGAATTTGTAACTTGGACGTTTCAGGAGGGGGCTATatggaaaaaaataaatcttaagataaTCTTGAACTAGTTTTGATGACACTAGTTCCTGTATAAGATATGCATTTTTACAAACAAATCTCTGTGAAATAAAGGTATATCTGACTTCGTCATCTGATCATCCATAAATTCCCGTGGAAAATCTCTAGGATGATAGCGCAAGCCGGACACGCTTATTCGTAATAAATATTTCCTATTGGTTTGGCTAGGGTCCAAAAAGTGGGAGTGTTCTTAACACGCTATGATGGTACGATAGAAATCACACCCTCTCCTCCATTCTGTCACATGCATCGTGTGTATGTGACTGGTGATGGTGCGAGGCGAATGAtgctattgttgttgttgtttttttcttcctcttttttttttcttttttatttttttttattttcaaaatggtTAGTTATTTGACCATCACTTTTTTATTTGTGTGCGCATGTTTGGATCCTTCTCATGTAATTCATGGCTGTCATGCCATACATAAATAGTCATAATTATCTATGTGCGGATTCATATAAGCACGTGTTTTATTCTATATTGATTATatattgaataaattttaaatatttatatataaataaaaattttaaataatattttatagataattttttaaatgaaattttaatttataataaatgataTCATAGTGCATCCAACTTATGGTCTATGCAAATTAGTGGATGTTGCAATATAGATCCATTAAAATTGATCACCGATCGATTGTGATGCTTATGAATATATTTACACTCGACTAAAACAGTAGGGATGTGTGAAGATCCATGTGTTTATGATGGTTGTTATGACCATTAAAATAGAATGACGTGAAAATATCTATTATGTGATGGATGGATGTTATGCAATTTCAAGCAATCAACGTGCGTCATAGACAAGTTGAAACTTCTCCTACAGTGAGTACTAGCGAGAAAGGGATAACTATAATCTCTAATATTTTAATAGTAGAGACCATGAGGTGCTGCGCTTCATGTTCATCATGCATTTTGAATCCTTAGAACAGTACGGTCTAAAAGTAGCCCTATCACTCTTACGGCTCCATCGGCGCTGGTTCATACTTTAAGGCTATTCTTTTGAAGATAAAAGgtatatccaaaaattttaatttttttagataaatatttttcaaataatatttaaataaaaaaataatttatttatatttttttatatattaaaaaataatttagatatcTGTTATTCATATCTTTTTACATTATTAattttctgattaagttgctaaaatctatccatatttttcataatatcttttattatataaatattattatatataatagtataatatattatattatattaatatattatattattattatattataataatttactataatataatataatattaatattttatattaataaaatataatatatattatataatattattatataatagtatagtataatatattatattagtatatattatatataaaatatattaaattatgatagtattattatagtattatataaatattattatatataatattattatatattattatagtattatattactataatattttataataatataaaatattaatattataataatatagaatattgtactatattatattatattgtaatatacttcatgataatataatatatgatactattatgattatgattattattattattattattattattattattattattattattattattattattgtaagGTTAAGCGTTAggaatgaatttaaaaaattatttttttgattgatgagAAAATGATTTAGCTATCCTCTGGATGGATAAGATTTTTCTCCATTTGATGGATAGATactcttcataaaaaaatatcttatttattttaaaaaatataaaaatataaataaattgatcaatGATATTTATCCACAAAAAATCAGATTCTTGGCTCCTTTTGGTATAAATATTACTTCGAAGTCCCTTATTTTTAGTTCTTTCCGATAGAAGGGGACGGTCCTCCACTTAGTTACTGCAGGAACCACAGACTTGCTCCTGCCTGAACCTGCGCCGAGCGACTCAAGTGAAAATGATTCGTTGATGAATGACAAGCTTCGAAAGGCTAGCTGTGGTGTAACAAATTTAAGCTAGTCATAATGGCATGTTTAATGCCTTGCAGGAGTATCTCGTTCTGCCTCTTCCAATTTACCTTCTTCCAATGAGTCAATAGATTGTAATGCTTGAGAAGCAATGAGCATATATTCAAGGTACTTTTTGCCGTTCTtcgttcaaaaaaaattatctgttCTTAAACTCTTGTAAACGTGACATAGGCTTGGTTGTTCTAATGGAAAATGAGGTGGCCCAAGGTAAGGTATCATCATGATAATggattcttttcctttttttttttcctccttttgagTATCCATAATTTTGCTGATAGTGGATAATGAAGTATACGGGTGCTACTTCTGTCACATATTATTCTTACTTCTTTTATCACCAATTCACATCTCCTGCTTTATTCTCCTCTTTCGGTTCTCTATCTGAAAAAGAATCCAATCCACATCTGGATGCCTCTCCTTTGGCAGCCTTTAGAGGTCCTCATGTTGAGAACTACTCATCAAAGAGCTGGAGATAATCTACCTTTTCCTCGAATGTTTATCTAACAATTACTCAACCTGGCCATATACTCCAAGCTGAAAGGAAGTGAGGGAATATTTTTTTGAGGCTCGGAAGTGAGGGAATATTATAATAGACTTGATGCTTCATAAGGTCATAAGTATCCTATCTTGTGCTTTCGTTTTGGAACCTGCCAAGATGGCAACTCCACTTTAATGCAACCTTTCCATAAAATAATTCCAGCATCTAAGTTGTGGACAAATTTAAGAAATCTGAAAGGGATCGATTACTCCTACAAATAGGATGCTGAGAAGACTTGTTCTCCTTTATGAAAGGACCACACTTTCAATAAATCTTGCACACTGATCATACCTTATTGTACGGGAATAATTAATAGTGCTCAGAATCTCCTTCAAAACTGCACAGCCTCCCACTATTTCGATAACACCTCTGCAATATGGGTCACAGCCTCCAACCATCACAGATC
Protein-coding regions in this window:
- the LOC105053337 gene encoding LOW QUALITY PROTEIN: thioredoxin H1 (The sequence of the model RefSeq protein was modified relative to this genomic sequence to represent the inferred CDS: deleted 2 bases in 1 codon) yields the protein MAEEGAVIACHTVDEWTQQLQQGNESKKLVVIDFTASWCAPCRMIAPIFAELARKFPGVLFLKVDVDELKSVAQDWAIEAMPTFVFLKEGTIVDKLVGAHKDDLPKKIAAHAQVRAAPHAC